A stretch of Nymphalis io chromosome 29, ilAglIoxx1.1, whole genome shotgun sequence DNA encodes these proteins:
- the LOC126779497 gene encoding uncharacterized protein LOC126779497, translated as MATSDITFQDGNFKHPYLLALVRWCVSSFWTTATVILHRIITAPIPPIKATKVSKTRPASSDHLHPEPKVECVVLHTPAEPTLDVIFVHGLYGSLGNTWRQGEWMTKYDKLPTKMLLRRPHSRPTCKCPSEPTNCFENENTLQEFTNNGETNAMENKMAADRMNTNVYKKTNQVLPQDNYFAADTFYNNKLLQQVNIGNYETQAQFVKDMFESDAREKKASCECNGKECNGCGCVCDECYSPCWPRDWIRVDYPGARVISINYTSDPYLWRPLWIREIKRLRLHDRADQMITQLLELGVGERPIVWVGHSKGGLFIKQIYCEAYDAHLKTTKTDRIITKYLKNEQYTIESKNDNRINHCIDADKQTDGEEDCDKIICDSATDNDFDNALNSDILNNNEVINSNNEDICELDDNNVENKEDTENSKDQLIRKARLWTNSTGFMFYSVPHRGSPLADIKTPITARSIELMEICKDCNLVLNLQERWLQAVSSTQPAVRSLVETCRTLMSVLYLRIVSVDSADPGIGTLYGVSVDHREICKPSSRECLLYKELMTLMEASLNKHRQYKDICDSNKIDCQ; from the exons ccGTTGGTGCGTTTCTTCATTCTGGACGACGGCTACCGTTATTTTACATAGGATTATAACAGCACCCATACCTCCAATTAaag CAACGAAGGTTTCGAAGACACGGCCAGCGAGCTCAGATCATTTACACCCTGAGCCAAAAGTAGAATGTGTTGTTTTACACACGCCGGCTGAGCCAACGCTTGACGTCATATTCGTCCATGGACTTTATG gATCATTGGGAAACACTTGGAGACAGGGCGAATGGATGACCAAATATGATAAGCTACCAACAAAAATGCTATTAAGAAGACCACATTCCAGACCGACATGCAAATGTCCCTCCGAACCGACCAATTGTTTTGAAAACGAAAACACACTACAAGAATTTACAAACAATGGCGAAACAAACGCAATGGAAAACAAAATGGCGGCTGACAGAATGAATAcgaatgtatacaaaaaaacaaatcaagtaTTACCTCAAGATAATTATTTCGCAGCGgacactttttataataataaattattgcaacAAGTTAATATTGGCAATTATGAAACTCAAGCGCAGTTTGTTAAGGATATGTTCGAAAGTGACGCCAGAGAAAAGAAAGCCAGTTGTGAGTGTAATGGTAAAGAATGTAATGGTTGTGGGTGTGTTTGTGACGAGTGCTATTCCCCGTGCTGGCCCAGGGATTGGATCAGAGTGGATTATCCGGGCGCTAGAGTGATATCGATCAATTACACCAGTGACCCGTATTTATGGAGACCACTCTGGATCAGGGAAATCAAAAG ACTTCGACTCCACGATCGAGCTGATCAGATGATCACACAGCTGTTAGAACTCGGGGTGGGAGAACGTCCGATTGTATGGGTCGGTCACTCTAAGGGTGGTTTATTcatcaaacaaatatattgtgaGG CTTACGACGCGCATttgaaaacaacaaaaacagatcgaataataacgaaatatttgaaaaacgaACAATACACAATAGAAAGTAAGAACGATAATAGAATAAACCATTGCATTGACGcagacaaacaaacagacgGAGAAGAAGACTGTGATAAAATTATCTGTGATAGCGCTACGGATAACGATTTTGATAATGCATTAAatagtgatattttaaataataatgaagtaattaatagtaataatgaaGATATTTGCGAATTAGATGACaataatgttgaaaataaaGAAGACACAGAAAATAGCA AAGACCAGCTGATCAGAAAGGCCAGGCTCTGGACTAATAGCACCGGTTTTATGTTCTACTCAGTCCCACATCGCGGGTCTCCTCTCGCTGATATCAAAACCCCTATCACAGCTAGGAGCATTGAGCTTATGGAAATTTGTAAAG ATTGTAATTTAGTCCTAAATCTGCAAGAGCGCTGGTTGCAAGCGGTATCGTCCACACAGCCAGCTGTCCGCAGCCTCGTTGAGACGTGTCGCACTCTTATGTCTGTCCTCTACTTAAGGATAGTCAGTGTAGACTCGGCAG atcCCGGTATAGGAACTTTATATGGTGTATCTGTCGACCACAGAGAAATTTGCAAGCCGTCAAGTAGAGAGTGTCTACTTTATAAAGAATTAATGACCTTGATGGAAGCATCTCTCAATAAACATAGACAATACAAAGACATATGTGATTCGAATAAAATTGATTgccagtaa